TTCAAGCTGAATGTATACATAAAAAATATTGGCATTTCTAAAAGCAAACTAAGGTATACAGAAGGTTACTTACAATCTCTTACAAATATTTTAACAAGGGCTAAAGAAATTGCCATTCAAGGAGCAAGCGGAACTTACGAAGCAGATGACAAAAAAATGATATCCAAAGAAGTAAATGCGCTACTAGAAGATGCTATTGCAATAGCAAACGCTAAAGGGCCTGATGGATACAGCATATTCTCAGGAACCAAAATTGATAGCGAAGCATTTAAAGTAACCAGAGAAAACAAAATAAGTAAAATAAGCAAAGACGGTGAAGGTCCCCAAATAATCAAAGTGGAATACAACGGAAACCAAGCTGAAAAGGAAACAGAAGTATACAATGAAATACATATATCAAATAATTATCCTGGAAATAAAATATTTTTCTTGCAAAATCAAAATATTATCTCATCAACAAACACTACTGGGTTTACTGTAAAAGAAAATACAAAAATTTATATTGACAATGTTGAAATAGGACTAACAGCAGGAGATACTGCTCTTGACATTGTTGCAAAAATTAATGAATCCTCAGCACCTGTTGAAGCAAGTATTGATCCAGTTTTAAACTCATTATCTATTAAAACTACAACCCCACACCAAATTTGGATAACAGAAGCAAAAGAATCAAATGTTTTACAAACACTTGGAATACTTACTAAAAACAATGACACCAAATTGCCTCCTTACAACCTTTCTAGCAGCACAGAAGTTAGAGGTAGGTCTATTTTCGATGCACTTATTGAACTTAGAGACACTCTTTACAACAATAAAGAAGAGCTTGTTGGAAGTAGAAGTCTGGCAGAAATTGATGAGAGCTTAAAAAGATTACTTACATCGGTTGCAGATCTTGGAGCAAAGGAAAATAGACTTGATAGAAGCTATGAAAGAATAAGCAAAGAAACCGCAGACATGAAAGAAGACATGGTCCAATACACCGATCTTGACGTAACAAAAGCAATAACTAATTTAAATATGACAAGCCTAGCTTATCAAGTATCTTTAGGAATCTCTGCTAAAATAATGCAAACAACTTTATTAGATTTTATAAAATAGAATGATAAATGAAAAAAGTATAGGATTTGATTTCCCCGAAGGAATACTTGGATTTGAAAACATTAAAAAATTTACAATAAAAGACTCTAAATATAAGCCTTTTTCTATTATGCAATCCATTAATAAAGACGTGAGCTTTTTAGTGACATCTCCTTTTAATTTTTTAAGTGAATACTTACCAGATATCCAGGAAAAAGATTGGCTTGACATTAAAGCAAAAGAAGAAGATGAAAAAGTTATATTATGCATAATTAATATGCACGTTAATGATTATAAAGACATTACAGCTAACCTAAAAGCACCAATAATAATAAACAAAAAAAAATTACTTGGAAAGCAAGCCATATGCATAAATGAAAAATACTCGTTACACCATAAAGTTTTCAAGGAATAAAGATGCTAGTATTGTCAAGAAAGATAAATGAAAGTATTAAAATAAACTCTAACATTGAAGTTTTAATATTAGAGATAAAAAAGGATACTGTTAAAATAGCAATTAAGGCTCCTGCAAACATTAAAATATTTAGATCTGAAATTTATGAATTTATTATAGAAGAAAATAAAAAATCAATACTAAAAGACAAGCACAATATAAGCAAAATTAAAAAACTATTCAGTCATTATTTTAAGAATGAAAATTAACTTCCGCATCACTTTGCCTTATGTAAAGAGGCCCTGAAAAAATATTATCACTTTTACGATTTTTTAAATATTTAGCTATCCCAAGTTCTGTTAAAATTTTTCCAAATGAACTTAAATTTTCAATAATTTTAAATTTATAATTAAATTCTTTACAAACATCCTCAAGATTATTTCCAACAAGCACTGAATTTACATCAGCCCGATTTAGATATTCAAACAAATCTTCCTTGGATAAACATAAAATCTTCCCCGCCAATTCACAATTTTTATAATGCCCCAAAAAATATTTACCAGCAGTAAAAGTTAACACGATTGCGCTAGAATTGTTTTTAACCAAGTTTGCAAAAACATCTAATGTGGAAATATTAACAAAAGGAATACATAGACCCAAAGCAAGGCCTTTAACAAAACTTAAACTAATTCTAAGGCCAGTAAAAGAACCAGGTCCACAAGAATTTACAATTAATTTAATTTGATTAAGATCAATGTTATTTTTAATTACAAAATCATTAAAAATTTTTGGAATACTAAAATTAAAATTTGACTTAAGCTCAACCAATGAAAAATCCTTATTGTCAATAATACAATAAACTATTAATGCTTTATATGAATATTCAAACGCAAGCACATTAATCATTAAATTCTACAACCCTTCCCGAACCAACTATTTTAAAAGCCAAAGAAAATAATCTGTCTTTTGGAATAATGCTTAAAGCAATTTGTGGCCATTCAATAGCAATAATTGAGTCGCGATCCATAAGTATTTCCAATCCTCCAATAAGTTCAAATTCTTCTAAAGAAAAAACACGATATAGATCAATGTGATAAAACTTAAAATCTACAAAATCATAAACATTAACAATGTTGTAAGTTGGACTTGTAAAATAAGAAATACCAAGATTGAAAGCAAGCCCCTTTAAAAAACTAGTTTTTCCAGATCCCATATCACCACTTAAAACAAATATTTTACCAATTGGCAAAGGATAAAAAAAAGATTTGGAAAAATTTATCATTTTTTTTTCTGATTTAAATTCTAAAATCAAGGAAGCTTACCTTTAAATTCCAAATCAATTACATGCCTTTTAATTGCAACCATTAACTTTAAAACAGGATAATTTAAAAGATCTATAAAATCAATAGTAACATGCTTTTCTCCTAAGGGTGTTACCTCAATTATAAACTTTACTTTTTTGATTTCTAAGGTGCCATTATACCTATAAACAACATCAGCAAAATATACATTTCTATAATAAATAAAACTCTCTTGCTTTTCGATATTATTAAGAGAAATAAGCTGCACAGCAATATCCTTAAAATAAATTAAACTCCCAAAAAGCCAACATAAGAATATTTTTATTTAGCGCTATTTTTCAAGGCGGAATTTTTATTCTTAACCTCT
The nucleotide sequence above comes from Borrelia maritima. Encoded proteins:
- a CDS encoding flagellar hook-associated protein 3 yields the protein MINRVSHPLTYENFKTSVADQESKITKLLENLYKGGKRIVKLRNDPTGVTHAIRLDNDIFKLNVYIKNIGISKSKLRYTEGYLQSLTNILTRAKEIAIQGASGTYEADDKKMISKEVNALLEDAIAIANAKGPDGYSIFSGTKIDSEAFKVTRENKISKISKDGEGPQIIKVEYNGNQAEKETEVYNEIHISNNYPGNKIFFLQNQNIISSTNTTGFTVKENTKIYIDNVEIGLTAGDTALDIVAKINESSAPVEASIDPVLNSLSIKTTTPHQIWITEAKESNVLQTLGILTKNNDTKLPPYNLSSSTEVRGRSIFDALIELRDTLYNNKEELVGSRSLAEIDESLKRLLTSVADLGAKENRLDRSYERISKETADMKEDMVQYTDLDVTKAITNLNMTSLAYQVSLGISAKIMQTTLLDFIK
- the fliW gene encoding flagellar assembly protein FliW is translated as MINEKSIGFDFPEGILGFENIKKFTIKDSKYKPFSIMQSINKDVSFLVTSPFNFLSEYLPDIQEKDWLDIKAKEEDEKVILCIINMHVNDYKDITANLKAPIIINKKKLLGKQAICINEKYSLHHKVFKE
- the csrA gene encoding carbon storage regulator CsrA, whose product is MLVLSRKINESIKINSNIEVLILEIKKDTVKIAIKAPANIKIFRSEIYEFIIEENKKSILKDKHNISKIKKLFSHYFKNEN
- the tsaB gene encoding tRNA (adenosine(37)-N6)-threonylcarbamoyltransferase complex dimerization subunit type 1 TsaB; translated protein: MINVLAFEYSYKALIVYCIIDNKDFSLVELKSNFNFSIPKIFNDFVIKNNIDLNQIKLIVNSCGPGSFTGLRISLSFVKGLALGLCIPFVNISTLDVFANLVKNNSSAIVLTFTAGKYFLGHYKNCELAGKILCLSKEDLFEYLNRADVNSVLVGNNLEDVCKEFNYKFKIIENLSSFGKILTELGIAKYLKNRKSDNIFSGPLYIRQSDAEVNFHS
- the tsaE gene encoding tRNA (adenosine(37)-N6)-threonylcarbamoyltransferase complex ATPase subunit type 1 TsaE, encoding MILEFKSEKKMINFSKSFFYPLPIGKIFVLSGDMGSGKTSFLKGLAFNLGISYFTSPTYNIVNVYDFVDFKFYHIDLYRVFSLEEFELIGGLEILMDRDSIIAIEWPQIALSIIPKDRLFSLAFKIVGSGRVVEFND